One Perognathus longimembris pacificus isolate PPM17 chromosome 13, ASM2315922v1, whole genome shotgun sequence genomic window, TTGGAGGACCCAGGCCCCTTAGGAGTTCCGCCTGGGGAAGGAATGTGGCTTCTGGGGGAATGGGTGTGGGCTTCATGCGGTGCTTCCAGCAATCAGTTGTGCCAACAGGGAGGAGGAGCTGCCAGCGGGGAGGTGTCCTGGACTCGGCGCCCTGCACTACCGAGTCACGGTGTTTGGGCACTAGAGCGGCAGACACGTCATCAACCCAGCAGCCCCGGCGTCCTGGGAGACCGGGCCCCTCCCATAGCGGCGCAGGGATGCGGAGCTCATGCCGCACAGCGGCCGGGACGTGGGCATCTGGGGCGGGCTCCCTTCTAGCACCCCATGGCTCCCGCTTCCCGCTGCCGTCTGTGGGATCTCCCGGTATCCGTGACCAGGGACAGCCTCCGCAATGCGCCCCAAATGCCCAGCAGGACCCACATGCTTCCTGGCACCCCGagtcccggggggtggggggggggagcccagccAGCTCAGGAGACAAAGCACACGGCAGTCCTCTCAAACAGGGAGAGTTTAATGAAAAGAGCTCAGCAGGAGAATCGGATCTGAAGAGAGCCTTACACtcgccctggggggcgggggctgaaCAGACAGCCCTGGCGACAGCGTCTCCCCGTGGCTGGAACTCCCGGCAGGAAGGCGCCCCCTGTGGTGTGAGCCAGGGTCTGTGGGAGAAGCGGGACCTCctggggagaggcggggccggggaggggcgcaCCGGCACTGAGCCTCGACCGGCTTCGGCCGCTGGGGCTGGCACCCACGGCGATCCCAGGCCACGCGCCGGGCAGCCGCCAGGAGCGACTGGAAGCCCTTGGACTGCAGGCGGCAGTGCCCACCTGCGACGCCCCCtcagcgccccctgctggctggtgaaccagaagaggaaggagctggggcccagcccacctgggcagggcaGGTGAGGAAGGGTGGGCGGGGGTACCCGGTGCAGACCCCACCTGAACTTCCACTTAGCAAGACCAGCACAAAGCTCATCACGGGGAGCTGGCCACGGGCATGACGAGCCTCGGGCACCCACTCATTTGTCTGGGGAGCATAgaggcctgcacacacacacacacacaccccaacttgGCCAAGGGCCAGGAGAGGGGACCGGGTCGCCCTCCTGCCTCAGAGCACCGAACAGACAGCCCCCCTGTTGCTGGTGTGGACGCGTCCCCTTGGGGGGGGCCCGCGGGGGAGGAGCAGCAGCCTGGTGGCGCCCCCAGCCCCCGCCGGCGGTGCCCGGCGCCAGGGCTTCCCACGGTACAGGTGCGGAGGCCGGGCTTCCTGGAGGGGGGAGCCGGGACGCCGGCCCCCCtcccggccgcggccccgctaGCGCCACGCAGCGGCCCCGAGCCGCCGGGCAGGTCCCTAGAAGAGCCCGGGCAGCAGGCGGTAGGGCACGGCGGCGGTGTAGCGCGCCCAGTCCCGGCCGTACTTGTTGGCGCAGCGGTGCTCGTCGCGCAGGCAGCGGTGGGTCAGCAGGATGGTCATGTAGATGGCGTAGAAGTAGGGCAGCAGGTGGCCCCCGCCGCAGGCCAGGCAGTAGGCCAGGCTGCCCATCAGGTCGCCCGTGTAGTTGAAGTGGCGGGCCACGCCCCAGAAGCCGGACACCAGCAGCTTGCTGTGGTGGCGCTGCCCGTCGGCCGACGTGTACGCACACTCGATGGCCTTGGGCTTCCGGCCCCAGATGAGGCAGCGCCCATCCGTGCGGCGGAACAGGTCCTTCTGATGGTTGGCCATACGGAAGACGTAGTAGCCCACGAGCCCCAGGAGCAGGACGCCCAGGGCGTGCGGGGTGGACAGCTGCACGGGGTGGTACACCAGGTACAGGCCCTGCGGGCCAGGGGACGGTGAGGCTCAGCCAGACGGGGCtccgcctcagtttccccttctagGAAAACACACGCCCGCCCGGGAGGGTGCCTTCGGGCGCTCTCCACCTCTGCACACGGGTCAGGCACATCCACGCACGGCTGCCAAACAGCCTGGCGGCCCACgctggtcatcctagctactcaggaggctgagacccgaggatcagggttcaaagccagcccaggcaggaaaggctgagcGACTcttatctactcagaaaaagctgaaagtggtgctgtggctcaagccggtGCCCGGCTGGagttcccctcccccgccccatctcAGCAggagtggagtgtgtgtgtgcttccgGGTGCTCCCTGACTCACAGAGCCTTGCGTGTCAGCAGCGGTGGCtcacccgtcatcctagctacccaggaggctgagatctgatcacagttcaaagccaggcaggacaggTAAGCCtgtacaactcttatctccaagaaactacccaaagagctggaagtggagctgtggctcaagtagtagagcactagccttgagcaaaaaaaggctccgggatagcgctcaggccctgagttcaagcccccggaccagcacaaatagtaataataataataaagaaggaaatggagggcTCTGATCCCCGCGGGACACCTGTCAGGGGAGCAGAGTTCAGGAGGGTCCCCCCGGGGCTGCTCcggccccccgccctgccccctcccctcacctGCAGCGTGTAAAGGTAGGGCAGCCAGACGCAGTCACCCCAGCCCAGGTACCACCCGAAGTGGTCGTGGCAGATGTCGATGGTCTTCAGGTACCAGGTCTCATTCCAGAAGAAGTCCACCACGTAGATGGCCTGCGAGACAGCCGCCGCTCAGTGACCCACGGTCGGCGCCCAGCCCGTGTCCAGCAGCAACGGCCAGGGCCCCGAGGGGCCAGCTGCCCACAGAGGGGAGCCACCGGAAGAGTCCAAAGCCTGCGCCTGTGCTGGCGGGGcagctgctctaccactcgagccaccccccccccgacctTGCACTTCCGGGTCACTGTTCAATGGTTTGGCCCAGGGCAGGTCTCAGAGGTCAGGCCTCCTGCCTATGCCTCTTCCAGTGTAGCTGGAACGACAGACACATGCCACCATGCCAGCTGactggttgagatgaagtccCACAAATGCTTTGCCTGGGCTACCCTCAAactgcagtccctgagcttgaCCGCCCCGAGCAGCCAGGGTTAGAGTGCGGGCAACTTCCTTGACAGGCACCACCTCTGCCCTACTCCCGTGCTCCTCCCTGCTAGGGaccggaggagggagggagggaggggcgctcCTGACCCCAGAGTCCGAGTCCAGCAGAGGACACGGAAGGCCCCAAAGGATGAGCAAGGGATCTGCGCAATGGCCCAGCCAGGGAGCCCGAGGAAGAGGCAGAAGGGCGTGCGGCCAGTCCCCTGGAGGGACATGGAGTGACTGTGACCGCCCAGGGCGGCCGGCTGCCCACGGCCCCTCAGCTCTGTGACCGCCGAGATGGGGCCCCGCCACCCAGAGGGACCAGCGCGGAAGTGAGTCACTGCCTGTCCCTCCCACAGGGACCGTGTGGGGACGTCAGAGCTGTGAACACCCCCACGCCTGCGTGAGCCCGCCCCGCGCACACCCACACTGCCCAGCCCGCCTGCCACACACCTTTAGAAACCCACCaagtttattttactgtttttcttttttccaacagTCTCCTGTGCAGTCCAGGCGGGTCCTGAACTCACGATCTCCCCGCTTCTGCCGGCGGAGGGCTCAGTTTTTAACATAAAGATGAAATCTTCCATGCTGAGTCCCTATTGGCCTCTAGCCTGGCCTGGCCCTGACCCCTGTGCACTCTGCTCAGGACACGGGACCTTCctcagtgtccccccccccccccagctctccgCAGGAGACTTCTGCCTGGGGCTCGccggcctccctccttcccttgtcACCCCCATGAGCCCCCCAGGGAAGCCCCCTCCCAGGGCTGGCATAGGGCCATGTAGGCAGAGACCTAAGATGAGAGTACtggcacctgcaatcctagctactcaagagctctGAGGCCTGTGGCGGGAAGcccatctgggcagaaaagtctgagacactcTTATTTTTAAGtcctgtgagtgtgagtgtgtgtgtgtgtgtgtgtgtgtgtgtgtgtgtgtgtattggctttgtctgctcaaagctagtgctctaccccttgaaccacacctctactttcaaaaactctatgagactctctcCTGTAATTAACCAGCACACAGCTAGCCTTATGTCTGGCTCGCGTGGTGGAGGGCCGGCTTTAGATGGTAAGacctaagggacagagcccagcccatgagttcaagccctaggaccagctcatgaggaggaagggagggagagagaggcagagagaagagacaAGGAAAGACAAGGAAGGAAAGGCGAGGACGGAGCCCTGAGCCTCCGGGGACACGGGTGTCGGagctctgccccgcccccgcTGGCTCGGTGGCCCCCCGCAGCACCTGGCTGTACCTGCAGGACGTTGACCAAGATCATGGAGTTGGTCACGTggccgtggagctcctgctgctTGGCGGCGAAGGACAGGTTGATGAGGGTCCAGGCGACGATCCCCGGGCGTCCATTGAAGAAGAGCTTGAAGTCAAACCACTTCCCGATCCGAGGGTTAAACTCCACGCCCATCATGTAGTTGTAGAAGAAGTTGCCTGTGAACTTGCTGAAACCGTGACAGAAGACGCCGTGGGCCACCTCGTGTCAAAGCGGGCGGGCGGCGTGGCGTCGGGACCTGTGCTCGGCAGAGCCCGGGCGGCAGGGCAGCCAGGGCCCGGCGCGGCTCACTGTGGCCGCGGAGGTCCACGCAGGGAGGACACGCCGGCCCTGCCCGTGCCCCTCGCTCCCCATTCCCTTCCACTCCTAGTGAGATGCGCTTAGCAGACACTGCAGACGGGGGCACAGGCTGCTGCTCCCAGAAAGTGAGGAGGCTGCACCCGGCTGGCACCCAGTCTCTCCTCGCCACGCAGTGCCCTCAGCGCAGGCCCGGGCGCATAGCGGGGGAGGTAAGTGCATGGAGGGGGGAGAAGACGGGGTAGGATAATGGGGGGAGGATGCGTAGATGGAAGGGTAAGTGGACGgatgatggatgtgtgggtgagtgggtggggttgggggtggatgatggatggacggtgattagatggatggatggtttgaTGGGTAGAATGGAGGGGTAGATGAACAGATGGGTGGATAAATGCATGGATGGAGAGGCGGGGtaggtggatgatgggtggagtGGTAGATGGATGcttgggtggatggttggatgggtgggtggacaagTGGGTAGATGGACAGAGTAGGTAGGTTAAGTGATGGGTAGATGATGGATGaatggtgaatggatgggtggatgaatacatgaatgggtggatgatggacaGACAGGTGCATGGctaagtggatggatgggtgggtagacgGAGGGACGGgtaagtgggtgggtgggtggatacgGTAGGGGCacgggtggaggggtggagagaCGGGACGGTGGATCAGGTTGGATGAATGGCTAAGCGCTGCCAACCTAAGGCTTCTCTGAGAACAGGTGCCATCCAACAGGGCTCTCCTGAGAAGCAGTTATGTTGAAGCCACAGAGATAATCAGATTCTTCCCTAAGACGACTCCAGGCTACTCAAAGGAAGGGGCAAAAGGTTGCCTTTGCCGCTAGCCACAAGCCGTCTTTCTGGCTTGCCTGCTCCACGACAGCCTATAAGCTACGACTTGACCACCCAAAGCAAACTTGCCCGCCCTCAGCCCTCTTCCTGAGGAAGCGGAAACCACCAGACCTTAGGAGAGGAAGTCCCTCGGTCAGACAAGTCCCACCCGCCTCTTCTCGCGGCCTCCCGGACTGCTGCAGGGAGCAGACGGCGCGGAGACGGGGCGCCCACTCGCTGCTTACGCCTGCGCAGTCTCCAAGGAACGTACCAGTCTTCGGCGCTCGTGGGGAAGAAGTAGCCCTTGATCATGGCGAAGGTGGACACGGCGTAGCCAAGGATGTTGGCGCACCACAGCAGTGGGATCCAGTTGTCGAAGATGATGGTGGGAGAGAAGTAGTGCAGGAAGTAAGCGTTGGCGAACCACAGCAGGTGTGTGATGAGCCAGGCCTGCAAGCCGTTGATCTGGTACTTGTTCACAACCCCTGCAGGGCAAGCGGGATGGCAAAGTCGGGAGCGAGCAGACGGCCGGTGTGGGGCCTCACACTGCGGACCTGAGCGACGCGCTGGCAGCTGGCTGCTGGGAGGTCAGGCCGAGCAGTAAAGGTGGGGACACTGCTGTCGCAGGCTCCACAGCGACTGCCGGGAGTGGCACAGCCCCCCACTAAATCAGGGCCTCTGTGGGGAAGATGGATGGGTAGACGGATGGGCTCATGGGTGgataggtaggtgggtgggtggatgaggaaTGGACTTGGCGGGGGGACAGTTGGGCAGATGATaagcggatggatggatggatgacaatGGGTGGGTAGACACAGGGTGGGACTGGTGGGCGAGTGGGTGGGTGGACTGGCGAATGGGGATGGGCTAGGGTGAAGAGCCTGCTCTGTCCTCCAGCAATGACTGGAGTCTGTCCTTCAACACCTTGAGACTCGGTGCTGTGGCAAATGTCCAAGTTCAAGTCATTCTCATCTTGTAAGGGCAGGCCCAGGGGAGGGCACAGGGCAGGGGGGCCCCCAAATCCACCGGCCCAAGTACAGCTTACCTGCCGGAGTCACTgccccctcctggactcccccgaCGTAGCCTGGCAGAACCCGGTGGCAGAAGTCAGGGAGCAGCGTATACAGGAGAACCTGAAAGAATTTCAGGCTAAATGCCCGGAGGCCCGCAGGGCCCAGCCATGCGTGTGACCAAACAACCTGGTCTTTCTAGCAGTGCAAGGAGCCCCTGCACAACTGCCCGCAGGCTGACCCTAAGGATTCCTGCACCAGAAACTCACCCTCACAAACACAAGAGCCTTCTCTTGGCCGCcgtcctccctccttttcccttcctccctctcatctctcccaccctttctcccttcttccctgtcatctctctctccctccccccttttggcccctcctccctctcctcttctctcatttctctcctccctttctctccctccttgccttccatcctcccttctttcctccgttcctccctctcccctctcctccctcccagtcCAGCGCTCTGCCCCACTAGGTTCCAGTTAGTTTTAAGTCACTTGCAACAGGACACTCAACATCCTCACGTTCGcctggccatttttctatccaaatgaagtaaaataaaataaaccaatgtAGTATGAATTTTTATGACAAGACATGCcagtaagcatttttttttttttagtttaagacATTGACTCCTCTGCTACAGAGTCCATGAAGCGTTCACCAGTGCCTCTTGAAAGACAAATGTTATTTAGTGCTACATTCCTCTGGAGCGAGGTTTCTCCAATGCAGCGCTCCAGCTCTGGGCGCTGAGAAAGGCCTCCCGCCACCCGGACGAGCAGCTGGCCACTTCCACCAAGCCGGGAGCTTCCATGGCCTCTCCTTATTGTAGGGCGGAGTCAGCAAAGGCTCCTTTTATGGCCCAACCACATTCTGCTCACAGAAACTACTGGGCTTTCACACCTTTTGGCTACTGTGACTCatgttagggttttttgtttgctggtcATGTGGCAtgagccctgggcctgggtgctgtccctgagctcttcagctcaaggctagcgctctgcacttgagcccagcaccacttctggttttctggtggttctttggagataagagtctcactgactttgctgcctgggctggctttgaactgtgatcctcagatctcagcctcctgagtagctaggatttaaaggcgtgaaccactggccaCCTGGCTTATGACTCACTTTTTAACCAAAGGACCAGGGACCTGAAAGGACAGGGACCCCAAAACCAAAAGCCTGGGCCTGGGGAGGAGGAACGGGGGTCGGGTGTGAGGCTCTCTCCAGAGTAGGAGAGCCCAgcttgccttcctccccctgcttccACAGCAGCCCTGTCCTGGGGTCCAACTGGAGAGCTAATGCTGCCGGTGGGCCAAGTGAAAGGTTCCTGTGAGCCCCTGAGAcggaggggggtggagagggggatggagggatggagagggagatggagagggagactGAGGGGGattgagagagggaagggggtcCAGAGGGGGATGGAGGGATTGAGAGGAGGACTGAGAGGGGGATCGAGAGGTGATTCAGAGGGAGAACGAGAAGTAGATCGAGGAGGGATCGAAGGGGGGATTGAGGGGGTTTGGGGGGGGCATTGAGAGGGGGTCTAGAGGAGGGGTTCCAACATAGCCAAGGATACCACTGAGCAGAACAGTGGGACAACCTGCTGGTTAATGCTGGCTGCACAGGTTTTCccacacctggggtggggggtgcgggTCCCCTAGGCCAGCTTGCCTGCAACATGGGCTCCCCTGGGCGGCCCTGCGTGGCGCCGAGCTCACGGCCGCAGGGCTTCCTGGCCTGTCTCTGGTGGTGATTCTACCAGAAGTCAGAAGCCACCCACAGGGTGTAAGCGCCCCCCCAAGTCAGGGTCCCGAGCCCCACGCAGAGGCCGGGCCAACAATGGGGACAGGTACGGGCGCCGCCAGCCAACACACTGCCAGCCGGGGCAGGGCCTGACCTGGAAGGTGACCCACAAGGTGTAGAGCTGGGCGGCCCTGGCTGTCACGGGCGGCGTCCTGGCCCAGATGTCTGCGAGGCCAGCCCGGCCGGTGGCCAGGTCCACTATGGGGGTGGTCAGCGAGCAGTCATACTGGTCACAGGCCATGATGAAGTAGTAGACAATGAAGGGGGCGAAGGCCAGCAGGAAGAGGACACTGGCCAGGGAGAACCAGTCCACCTCCCTgcaagaaagacaaagacaatggAGAGGCAGCTGAGCTGGCAAGGGAGTCCCATCCGTCCCACGAGAGCTGTCTGCCATCCTTCGAGGCCTTTGGGTGTGAAAGGCCACTCACCTACGGCTCTGCCACGCCCACCCGCCCACCAGCCCCTCCGCGATCACCCACAGCGAGGGCGCGCCCTGTGACACAGATCACAGGCCAGCGGCTTCCCCAGTCCCGAGTGCCAGCTGCCCCGTCCGCATCATCTCCTGACAGATGCGTGGGCCCCACACGGGAGGAGCTCTCATCGCGGGCCTGAAACGCTCCAGAGCTGGCAGCTCTAGAGCCTTGACGAGATGTCAAGTGGAAGTTTCCACGCCTGAGCCAGCACTCACACCTTGCCAGGTGAGTCACATTCAAAACACAGGTGCCCTAAATATACACCCCAAAACACCTTCAGGTCCTGGGTACAAGGTGCTCATGGGAGTGGACTcagctggctgccagtggctcccgcctgtaatcttagcacacaggaggctgagattggagggctgcagttcaaagtcagcccggggaaGGGAAGcctgggaaactcttatctctagtcaatcaccaaaaagccagacatggaggctatggctcaagggacagagcattagtcttgagtgtaaaagctcaaggatggtgcccaggccctgagttcaagacccaggagtggcacagaaaataaaccaaaaaaacacaaaaaaccccacaaacaacaGTACTTCATGCTCAGCCTTGGAGTCCCTCACCAAAATCTCTTATTACATATATGCAAATCGTCCAATGTCACTAAGAAATCAAAACCCTTCGCCACAGCTTTGTGAAAGGGACAAAGGCTTCCTTTCCAATAGTCTTAATGGCGACAGGCATTGTCAGGACCCCCAGACGGACAGTGGCGGGGACGGCTTTGTGGAACCTGCCCTGGGGAAGGGGGCACCCTTACCAGGCCCGGCCCCACTGTCCTTGAGACGCGGCTTGGCCATTGGAGACGCTGCCAGGACTCTGGGCTTTGAGGACGCTGGATTTTGAAGCCATGGAGCCCtgcgggaagaagacaggtgcTGAGTTCATCCGGAGGACCACCTGGGCGGCGTGTGTCGGGCACCTCTGACGGGGCCTCTGCTAGGGCCCCGGGCCTCCCAGGAATGGCCCCCCCGGTCCTGACAACTAGAGGGAGAAGAAATGGTGAGCCCTCGGCTCTCTCCAGGCtaccctcccctcctgtcccctgccACGAGCCCCTCCTAGCTCAGGAAGATGCAAACTTGAGGAGAAAGAGTTagcaagacactatctcaacCAGTAACTGGGTGTGGGACAGCACACCCGCCATCCCCGCCAAGCCAAGCAGGAGGCGGGAAATAAGAGGACGAAGGTCTGAGGCCACAGTGGGCAAAAATGAGAGACCCTGGTAAGGTAAAGGGTTGTaagagctcaagtggcagagtgcctgcctggcaaacatgaggtcctgagctcaaaccccccGTCCTGCCCTGCTCCCTACCTACCAAAAAGTGAGAAGGAACAAAGTTTCTCTAGGTTCCCACGCTGCTCCTGACAGTCATAGTTTGGGATGAGCAATGATGACCATACTTCCAAAGCAAGTTCAGAGAGTGGACCTTTCACATTTAAAGCgtcagggtatttttttttttgggggggggtggtcatgaggtttgaactcaaggcctgggcgctgtccctgagccctttctgctcaaggctagtgctctaccactttgagcagcagcgccacttccagtctgagtggttagttggagagacaagcctcacagggacttttctgccccagctgacttcaaaccaggatcccaGATCaaagccttctaagtagctaggattacaggggtgagccactggcacccagttaaaCATCAGGGATTTGTCTGGTAAAGGTTCTCTTAAAAACTGTCAGAGAAAACCGGGATCCTTCAGGACCATGGGAACCTTGGATTTCTCAAGATGAAGCTAGACTCTAGAAGGCAAAAACGAGGCAACTGTTGACTCCAGGAAAAACAATCATACtaggagaaaaagaaccaaaagcATAATTGTACTGTGTGTGCGTGTTGGCATCCAGAAGGGGTTCACAGGGTGGGTTTGGTATTTGGAGGTGGAACTTTCTGGAAGTGATTCTGTTTCGGGGAGGCCCTGATCCAACGTGACGTGGCTGCTGTCTCACCACCTGGAACTCCAGGGTCCCTGGCCCATCCTGAACGGCCGCCCGCCGGCAGAACGCTTTGTTCTTGTAAGGTATCCACTCGTGTTTACGCCCCAGCAGCCCTGGCCCAGGCCGGCAGGACAGGACCTGGGGCCTGCTCGCCAGTCCCCTTCTGCGGGGGGGGGCGGATCCACCTTGCTGCTCAGCCCAGATGCAACAAGCCAGTGCCTGTCTCCTCGGCGCTGAGTGTTCCCCCCGAGGCTGTGCGAAGACCACACTCACCCTCATCCTCGCTGAGCGACCTCCTAGCAG contains:
- the Dhcr7 gene encoding 7-dehydrocholesterol reductase — its product is MRGSMASKSSVLKAQSPGSVSNGQAASQGQWGRAWEVDWFSLASVLFLLAFAPFIVYYFIMACDQYDCSLTTPIVDLATGRAGLADIWARTPPVTARAAQLYTLWVTFQVLLYTLLPDFCHRVLPGYVGGVQEGAVTPAGVVNKYQINGLQAWLITHLLWFANAYFLHYFSPTIIFDNWIPLLWCANILGYAVSTFAMIKGYFFPTSAEDCKFTGNFFYNYMMGVEFNPRIGKWFDFKLFFNGRPGIVAWTLINLSFAAKQQELHGHVTNSMILVNVLQAIYVVDFFWNETWYLKTIDICHDHFGWYLGWGDCVWLPYLYTLQGLYLVYHPVQLSTPHALGVLLLGLVGYYVFRMANHQKDLFRRTDGRCLIWGRKPKAIECAYTSADGQRHHSKLLVSGFWGVARHFNYTGDLMGSLAYCLACGGGHLLPYFYAIYMTILLTHRCLRDEHRCANKYGRDWARYTAAVPYRLLPGLF